The Osmerus mordax isolate fOsmMor3 chromosome 5, fOsmMor3.pri, whole genome shotgun sequence DNA window gaggggtgaagtgAGTGGTAAAGTGGGGAGTGTAAACACAGGACAGGGGGGAGCCTAAGCAATATACATTACATTATACAGTACACAAATATTTGCAACAGTAACTGCAGGCAAAatgtttctctccccccccccaatatataatGTGCCTGAATAGTAAAGCAAGtgacttttttttctccatctgtATAGACCTATAAGGAGGATTGTTTTAGCGCACTTTCATACACATCTGTATGAGTTTGTTTCATCAGTTTGTTTCCTCCAAAAATATTGCTTAGGCGCTTGAAAGAAAGTGAAGAGCACAGACGAGGACATAGACCCATTGATTCGAGCAGATTTGCACAAACAGAGAACAGAAAGTAATAATTTGCAGATCATTCTCTACAAGAAAACGAAAGAGAACAGAAAGTAATTATTTGCAGATCATTCTCTACAAGAAAACGAAAATAGCCATTTTCTTTTGTGACGGAGCATGACTACAAACCAAACGTGAGAAACAAGGTGGGGGGACACAGAGGAAAAAGGAAGCAAATAATATAAACCAAACGTAATATTAATACTTTAACACATGAATAGGGGCCTGACATGGTATTGTTATTGGTAATAACTATGGCGGCGTCTGTGGAAAACACTCAAATAAAGAATATATCTGCAACCTATGGTCCAACATGGCTACAGCATGAGGAACAAAGCCCTAACATCCTGTCCACCTCTAACTGAAAGGTTCTCTGAAGGTCTCATTTTGACACAGTGACATGATTCACTTTTGAGCTACCCCCTCTAATTATCAAAAATACAACATTTTTGCATGAAACTCTTCTACAGCCAagttgagatttttttttttgcaagacTCTTTGTACGGATAATACGGACATTCAGTGTTTGGATTGTGACGTGCTTTTAAGAGTGGACTACCTTGGAGTTAACAGGACAAAAATAAATCTACTGTATTTGGCCATATCCGTTTAGTGAACagcaaaacatttaaaaacacaagTCAGAAACAGACCAGAACACAAAAAGCACTCCTAGAACTCCATGCGAGCACCTGCATCTGAGTGTACAGTGATTGTTTCTCATTGATTCGTACATAATCCAATCATCTAGGGTTTTACAATCATGCCGTTAGCTTACAAATAACCAACAGGGGAGATGGTTCTTCGACAGACACTGTAAGGCCATGAGTTGGGGATGCAAATACATGAACAATGTTAGGACACACAATGTCCTCAAATGTGAGCAACCAAAATTCACGTGAGGTATAAATGGGTCATTAATTCGTTTCAAAGGTGATAGTCTCAAATTTGGTGAGCTCTTTTCCATTGCCTTTGAGAGCTTAGGGAGCTTGTTGTCTTGAACAATTAAATCCCTGGATCTTGCTAGCTGGGTGCTATTCGGACAGAGAAGAACTGCGGCCCCATGTACAAGAAACATACATTCACCCTGCCTGTACACAAGCTAGCTAAAACAAAGGTTATGTATCTCCAGAACGTTTTGAACCCTCACGCCACTTCCACAAAGCAGAAGAACACTGACTTGCCCCTACATGGGGTGTCGGGGGTATGTCGGGGCAGTACTCTCTTTGCACAGCAAGAAACAAGGGTGGACCAACATGAGGAAAATCGGAAACAAATTCAAACTCCGACCGaaacaaaaatgaaacaaaCATGCTTCACAGAGGCCTACACAATTATTTGTGGAACTGATTGCTGTCCGCGTGCAACCTAATGATCGTCCCACTGTACTCTCagattacagtgtgtgtgtgtgtgtatgtatgtatgtatataagtgcgtgtgtgtgtagggtgggtATTTGTTGGCATTTTACAGTTCGTGATGACCGGGTGTTCTGACGACAGGGCTCTCTCCAGCAGAGGTGGGAAGCTAAGAGGGGCGCGGGTGAAAAGAAGGCGGGCGGTCAGGTGTACAGCAGGCGATTGATTGGTGGATGGATAAaagacggaggagggggaggagttagcAGAGGGGGCCCCCACTGTTCCCTGGTCAGAGGGCTTCCTGATTGGCCGTCAGGTACTCCTCCGCTCTCTTGTGCGCCTCCAGGGCTTTTATAGTGTACACGTCCTGCGGCAACTCGGACTTCCGTCGCATCAGCGCCTTGTCCTTCTTGATCTCCTTCATCCCCTGGGGGCGAAGAAgaggcaggagaaagagaggggacacCGGTCAGCTCCACGCTAGTGTGCGTGTAAGGCAGTGTTAaaccagtgagtgtgtgtgtgtgtaaaaagagTGTGTTGtacctgagtgtgtttgtgtttaagacagggtgttgtgtgtgtatgtgtgtgagtgtgtgtgtatgtgtgtgtgtgtgtgcgtgagaagcGGATTGTagctgtgaaagtgtgtgtgtgtgtgcgtgagcagcGAGTTGTacctgcgagtgtgtgtgtgtgtgtgtgagcagcgggttgtacctgtgagtgtgtgtgtgagagcagcgggttgtacctgtgagtgtgtgtgtgtgtgagcagcaggttgtacctgtgagtgtgtgtgtgtgtgtgagcagcgggttgtacctgtgagtgtgtgtgtgtgtgtgtgtgtgtgtgagcagggggttgtacctgtgagtgtgtgtgtgtgtgtgtgtgagcagcgggttgtacctgtgagtgtgtgtgtgtgtgtgtgtgtgagcagggggttgtacctgtgagtgtgtgtgtgtgtgtgtgagcagcggGTTGTACCTGTGAGTGTGCTGATACCTGTGTGGCCTCGGTCTCAACAGTCTTCTTCAGCAGCTGAATGTCCTCGGCAGTGGGCGTCTCCATTTCCATAGAGTACAGGGGCACTCCTCCTGCACTCTCATTGTACATCATGtactgcgcgcgcacacacacacacacacagtcaaacacacatattaGTGGGTCTGAATGGACAAATCAACAGTGATGCGCCCACGGATGTcctcagagcagagagaggcagcttaGTGCCAAGACGGCTAATAGGAACCCACCTCTTCCTGTGGGTGGAGGCCCGGCCGCAAGGAGACCTTGGTCATCTGAAAAGAACGCAGAGTTTAGGACACAAaagagacacgcgcacacacaaacagtgactCGCTGTGCAGACAGTCTACTTAATTAAAATCCTATCTGCCTGAGCCTTTGGCACAGGAAAGCTGTCACGAGACATGATTAACTATGATTATTAGTTAAGTCTGGAACAAAAGAATGTCTAATTATGAAAAGCATGGCCCTGTTTTAAACACCCCAAAGATTCCCTCCTCCACAGCCCAACGACAAGGCAGAACCACACTGAAGTGAGTTGGTGAGGACTCGTGCGCCCATTCAGTAGTGTTAAAGGGATAGGTATGAGATATTTATAAAATAGGGGAAATTGAAAAGGGGTGTGCTGGGTGGACGGCCATTGGATTTTaccacacaaaaacaaagcGGCGTCCAACACAAATCCATGAAACCGGCTGGTTTCCTAAGACTCCTGCTGCAACGGCTTGTAGGCTGCTGGCACCCTGCGGTGAGGAGCCTACCTGGGGATTCTGCTTGGCCAGCTCCTCGATCTTGTGCCagatctcctccctctccttaagCTTGTACTTCTCTCTgagaaatacaatttaaaaaacCCCACCAACATCAAACACTTTAGACTGGTCCCACTCCGAAACCACCTGCCTTGCATTTTCCTCGGCCCAGGAACATGATCAACACTCCTGGATGAGGACAAGGGACAGTGCTGATTTAGAGGACAATCATAAAGATGTCCCCTCACAGTATGTgtggtttttatgtgtgtgggagtttgtgtgtgtgtgtgtttgaaatagCACTCACTTCTGTTTTTCTGCCTTGTACTGCTGAGTGCAGTCATCAAACAGTTTCTGGTTCATCTCCATGAAGAGCTTCAAAGCGTTGTAGATCAGACCATGGATTGTTCTGTCAAAGGACAGAGGAATGTCCATGATAATACCAGTCAGGCAGTAATATGACTGAGGCCAACCAGAGGTCAAAGCCCTGGTTAAGTCCTAATAGGATGTTTAGCCTAAGCATCTGACTTTCGCAGAGTTTCGTCTGAGTAAACCTAAACACAAAATGATGAAAAGTATCGAGGCACACATCCGGTGGATAAATACATTGACATGAATTCCCTCTCTGGCTTCAGAACACTGTGGGGTGGGCTCGTACTTGTTCCAGTGGCTCTTGGAGTTTTTGTAGAGAGCAGGGAACATGATGGGGAGGATCTTGGCTGCGTTGTCACTGATCAGACTCATGATGTACTCGTTATTCCAGTAGTACAGCGCCCTCTCTGCCACCTGCAAGACACAACAGGACTCGCTAGTTAGCCAACTCTCCTTAACCCCTCCCTTTATACAGGAAAAACACCTCCTCCTACAATCATGGATGTTTCTGTCACATGGTTTTATTAGAAGCCAGTTCAATCTACTGGCGAGCGTACCTGGAAGTGTGGACTGGACACACACTTGGCCAGCTGTCTGAAGAGCGGCTCCATGACCTTGACAAACTCAGAGGGCTCGATGACGTCCAGGATCTCCTCCAGCTCGTTGAGGAACATCACCTCTTTCGGACTGTGGGTCTTGGGCCAGAATTTCAGCAGGCCCATTATCACCTATGGGGTAGACACATAAAGCGATGAAATAGGATTTGGTCCTAAAAATGGACATCCTTGTTTTACTCATTTCCTTTCCAACCGCAACCGAATTGTAGGTAATGTAGTCTTATCCTTGGCATTAACCACTGTAATACTGTTAGAACGGTGCACTTCTAGTCTCTGATTATCTGCTacactctggataaaagcgacgTGCTAAAAGGAATACAAGAAAAACATGTATATAAACACAAACCGATCTTCTGTTCTCGGTACACGCTGTTTTAGCTCGGAACTGAAGGCTTCAACTCAATTGAGCAGAAACTCACCGGCTCAGTTAGACTGCTGTCCTTTTCCAAGAACTGCACCACACAATAGGCCagctgtgtggggagagagagagagagagagacaggtggccagcagtgagagagagaacatcagACCGGGGGGGCCCTAATAGagaacctgcccccccccccccccccccccctcctgctgggTCGAGGAGGCCTTTCCAACAGAGCCAGCTGTGGCGTGTGCTGACCTGCGGGTGGTACACGCTGAGAGACTTGACTTTGTGGAGGGGCAGCAGCACGCGGATCAGGAACATCTTGTGCTCCTCCTTCAGTGGGAGGGCGAAGCCGTTGATGATGCTGAcgaggggggacggggacggggcaCGTTTGTTTAGACAGGCGAGGTCGACATGGTGGAAGCACGAGCATGATGGTGGCCGAGGGGGGTCGCTCTTACCTTCCTAGGATTTCTAAGAGCTCTGCGATTCCGTTGTGATGCTCCGTTTCATATATAAACCTGCAGAATAACAGAAAGAATAAATACATCCTGTATCAGTCGACTTGAAGTGAGACAGGAAATACTGACGGGATCCATGCAGACGAGTAGATATACTGTAGGTATTAAACCAGTCGATATGGCCAAAGCACCGGCAAGCCTGTATATTCTAGAACACTGTCGAGGTTGGCGTCAAACCTGTAGAAGATGTTGTTGATCTGTCTGCGGATGTAGGCCCTGAGGCCCAGGAACTTGCCGTAGATCCGATGCAGGATGGTCTTGAGGAAGTCCCTCTCCCTGGGATCTTCACTGTCGAACAGCTCCAGGAGCTGCAGGGGGACACAGACAGGATGATCAGGCAGCACCAGCTTCTCTCACATTCCTACAACAGGCTCCTCTGGAAGCTAGCGCCAATGAATGCATTATCAAGAAGGAACATTTCAGTTTGGACTGTTACAGCAGGCCAGGTGGTTTGTGAgagtgaaaaaaaacaaacaaaagaaaactgAGGAGGTCAAGTTGGGTCATGAGTTTGGTTGTTATGAGACGCCATCATCTCCACGCTGTGCCAGGATGCAATGCAAGCACGAGGGGGGAGAGCCAAGCGCCGCACTCAGAAAGTGAGTAGGCTGACTCAAGTTCTTATCAATATTCACAGATGCAGCCACGGAAAATTGATCTCAGATAGAGCAGTGTGATAACGTCCCTCTCAGCTCTCGTTTCTTtccactgtgtgtgagagagagagagagagagcaaccagGCGGAATGCCCTTTCCACAGACAGCGAAACGCATATgcgcacatacaacacacaggctagcgcacacacgagca harbors:
- the ppp2r5d gene encoding serine/threonine-protein phosphatase 2A 56 kDa regulatory subunit delta isoform isoform X2, which codes for MPNKTKKEKEPTKSAKSSTKNSNANTGKDTGTENADEAQQQQTASKRPSNSTPPPTQLNKIKYSGGPQIVKKERRQSSSRFNLTKNRELQKLPALKDAPPIDQEELFVQKLRQCCVLFDFITDPLSDLKYKEVKRAGLNEMVEYITHNRDVVTESIYPEAVIMFSVNLFRTLPPSSNPTGAEFDPEEDEPTLEAAWPHLQLVYEFFLRFLESPDFQPNVAKKYIDQKFVMSLLELFDSEDPRERDFLKTILHRIYGKFLGLRAYIRRQINNIFYRFIYETEHHNGIAELLEILGSIINGFALPLKEEHKMFLIRVLLPLHKVKSLSVYHPQLAYCVVQFLEKDSSLTEPVIMGLLKFWPKTHSPKEVMFLNELEEILDVIEPSEFVKVMEPLFRQLAKCVSSPHFQVAERALYYWNNEYIMSLISDNAAKILPIMFPALYKNSKSHWNKTIHGLIYNALKLFMEMNQKLFDDCTQQYKAEKQKEKYKLKEREEIWHKIEELAKQNPQMTKVSLRPGLHPQEEYMMYNESAGGVPLYSMEMETPTAEDIQLLKKTVETEATQGMKEIKKDKALMRRKSELPQDVYTIKALEAHKRAEEYLTANQEAL
- the ppp2r5d gene encoding serine/threonine-protein phosphatase 2A 56 kDa regulatory subunit delta isoform isoform X1; the encoded protein is MPNKTKKEKEPTKSAKSSTKNSNANTGKDTGTENADEAQQQQTASKRPSNSTPPPTQLNKIKYSGGPQIVKKERRQSSSRFNLTKNRELQKLPALKDAPPIDQEELFVQKLRQCCVLFDFITDPLSDLKYKEVKRAGLNEMVEYITHNRDVVTESIYPEAVIMFSVNLFRTLPPSSNPTGAEFDPEEDEPTLEAAWPHLQLVYEFFLRFLESPDFQPNVAKKYIDQKFVMSLLELFDSEDPRERDFLKTILHRIYGKFLGLRAYIRRQINNIFYRFIYETEHHNGIAELLEILGSIINGFALPLKEEHKMFLIRVLLPLHKVKSLSVYHPQLAYCVVQFLEKDSSLTEPVIMGLLKFWPKTHSPKEVMFLNELEEILDVIEPSEFVKVMEPLFRQLAKCVSSPHFQVAERALYYWNNEYIMSLISDNAAKILPIMFPALYKNSKSHWNKTIHGLIYNALKLFMEMNQKLFDDCTQQYKAEKQKEKYKLKEREEIWHKIEELAKQNPQMTKVSLRPGLHPQEEYMMYNESAGGVPLYSMEMETPTAEDIQLLKKTVETEATQVSAHSQGMKEIKKDKALMRRKSELPQDVYTIKALEAHKRAEEYLTANQEAL
- the ppp2r5d gene encoding serine/threonine-protein phosphatase 2A 56 kDa regulatory subunit delta isoform isoform X3 → MPNKTKKEKEPTKSAKSSTKNSNANTGKDTGTENADEAQQQQTASKRPSNSTPPPTQLNKIKYSGGPQIVKKERRQSSSRFNLTKNRELQKLPALKDAPPIDQEELFVQKLRQCCVLFDFITDPLSDLKYKEVKRAGLNEMVEYITHNRDVVTESIYPEAVIMFSVNLFRTLPPSSNPTGAEFDPEEDEPTLEAAWPHLQLVYEFFLRFLESPDFQPNVAKKYIDQKFVMSLLELFDSEDPRERDFLKTILHRIYGKFLGLRAYIRRQINNIFYRFIYETEHHNGIAELLEILGSIINGFALPLKEEHKMFLIRVLLPLHKVKSLSVYHPQLAYCVVQFLEKDSSLTEPVIMGLLKFWPKTHSPKEVMFLNELEEILDVIEPSEFVKVMEPLFRQLAKCVSSPHFQVAERALYYWNNEYIMSLISDNAAKILPIMFPALYKNSKSHWNKTIHGLIYNALKLFMEMNQKLFDDCTQQYKAEKQKEKYKLKEREEIWHKIEELAKQNPQVGSSPQGASSLQAVAAGVLGNQPVSWICVGRRFVFV